A genome region from Geodermatophilus bullaregiensis includes the following:
- a CDS encoding flavin-containing monooxygenase encodes MSRILRTVDRPQHDVLVIGAGQAGLALGHSLARSDVDFLLLDAGPEVGHSWRDRWDSLRLFSPAQYDSLPGMPFPAPADTHPSKDDVADYLAAYAARFELPIRLSSPVSRLYREPDGSFAAMTPDGTVRAHQVVVATGPFQTPHVPAVAAQLDPTVTHLHSAGYRNPTQVPGDGRALVVGAANSGLQIAAELAATQPVTVAVGSMPLQLPQRIAGRDLFTWLTRSGFFTVPTDSRIARRLRARGDLVIGSRCSRLRRTGVEFRPRLTGFAGRRAVFADGSSREVDAVVWATGYRSDHSWLDVPGVVIDGQVRHTAGVTEVPGLHFLGLSWQTCRGSALLGFVGADAATLSHRIATDARETSTGRGRRPAAATVR; translated from the coding sequence GTGTCCCGCATCCTCCGCACCGTTGACCGCCCGCAGCACGACGTCCTCGTGATCGGCGCCGGCCAGGCCGGCCTCGCTCTCGGCCACTCCCTCGCCCGCAGCGACGTGGACTTCCTGCTGCTGGACGCCGGCCCCGAGGTCGGGCACAGCTGGCGCGACCGCTGGGACTCCCTGCGGTTGTTCAGCCCCGCCCAGTACGACTCGCTGCCGGGCATGCCGTTCCCCGCACCGGCCGACACCCATCCCAGCAAGGACGACGTCGCCGACTACCTCGCCGCCTACGCTGCCCGCTTCGAGCTGCCGATCCGACTCTCCTCGCCGGTGTCGCGCCTGTACCGGGAGCCCGACGGGTCCTTCGCAGCGATGACACCCGACGGCACCGTCCGCGCGCACCAGGTCGTGGTCGCCACCGGCCCGTTCCAGACCCCGCACGTCCCGGCCGTCGCGGCACAGCTGGACCCGACGGTGACGCACTTGCACAGCGCTGGGTACCGCAACCCCACGCAGGTCCCTGGCGACGGCCGCGCGCTCGTCGTCGGGGCCGCCAACTCCGGCCTGCAGATCGCCGCCGAGCTGGCCGCCACCCAGCCGGTCACCGTTGCGGTCGGGTCCATGCCCCTCCAGCTGCCTCAGCGCATCGCCGGCCGTGACCTGTTCACCTGGCTGACGCGGTCGGGTTTCTTCACCGTGCCCACGGACTCGCGGATCGCCCGGCGGCTGCGCGCCCGCGGAGATCTGGTGATCGGCAGCCGCTGCAGCCGGCTCCGCCGGACGGGCGTCGAGTTCCGGCCGCGGCTGACCGGCTTCGCCGGCCGCCGCGCCGTCTTCGCCGACGGCAGCAGCCGCGAGGTCGACGCGGTCGTGTGGGCCACCGGCTACCGCAGCGACCACTCCTGGCTGGACGTGCCCGGCGTCGTTATCGACGGGCAGGTACGCCACACCGCCGGGGTCACCGAGGTGCCGGGCCTGCACTTCCTCGGCCTGTCCTGGCAGACCTGCCGCGGCTCGGCACTCCTGGGCTTCGTCGGGGCCGACGCGGCCACGCTGTCGCACCGCATCGCGACCGATGCCCGCGAGACGTCGACCGGGCGCGGCCGCCGCCCGGCCGCTGCAACGGTCCGATGA
- a CDS encoding heavy-metal-associated domain-containing protein, which produces MSTESYTVTGMTCDHCSRSVSAEVSAVAGVTDVDVDLATGKVTVISEQPVDTDKIREAVEEAGYTLAS; this is translated from the coding sequence ATGAGCACCGAGAGCTACACCGTCACCGGGATGACCTGCGACCACTGCAGCCGCTCGGTCAGCGCCGAAGTCAGCGCCGTCGCCGGCGTCACTGACGTCGACGTCGACCTGGCCACCGGCAAGGTCACCGTCATCAGCGAGCAGCCCGTCGACACCGACAAGATCCGCGAGGCAGTCGAGGAGGCCGGCTACACCCTCGCGTCCTGA
- a CDS encoding helix-turn-helix domain-containing protein, whose product MTDDDIPTAVAELLTLEEVAAVLRAPLATLRYWRHLGVGPDGFRLGRRVVYRRVDVDRWVAEQQQAQAPRR is encoded by the coding sequence GTGACCGACGACGACATCCCGACCGCGGTGGCGGAACTGTTGACCCTCGAGGAGGTGGCGGCCGTTCTTCGTGCCCCGTTGGCCACGCTGCGGTACTGGCGGCATCTCGGTGTCGGGCCGGACGGCTTCCGCCTCGGTCGCCGTGTCGTCTACCGGCGTGTGGACGTGGACCGCTGGGTGGCTGAACAGCAGCAGGCGCAGGCCCCGCGGCGATAG
- a CDS encoding AfsR/SARP family transcriptional regulator, producing MTEVEFRLLGAMQLRVKGQPARLPGAAERGLLALLLLSPGRTVAASSLIDRLWSESALPADPLNALQLRVSKLRRALAAHDVDLIVREASGYRAAVDPDRVDLHRFVGLVQAARIAGRRSAAGDALARYDEALALWRGDPLADFAGEGWATVEAARLDQLHRAALTERAEAALLAGRHVEIAADLEPIVAEDPGQEALAGLLMTALYRAGRQAEALEVFARTRRHLDDELGLQPSAALRRLHQRILEQDDALTAVPAQPGSAGAAAAKAGPAAPAAQTPAVGQEADTRPRRTLPIPTLRLIGRDGELAQLGDALRRQRIVTLIGPGGAGKTSLALASAHQLADHFEQHVHLARLAAVSNPADVPLAVADALGVPLDGADPNAAVRARLLAYLTNRRLLLVLDNCEHLIDAVATLVDSVVGAAAQVTVLATSREALAVPGEVQISVGPLTVPPEGTPAEQVLRFPAAALFVERASAVRASLHLSEPDLLALAQVCRQLDGMPLALELAAARMSSLSLPDLANRLGDRFGLLTSGPRTAEARQRTLRATVEWSHALLSPPEQQAFRRLAVFHGGWTLEAAEAVVAAEDIPAGDVFDVLDHLVNRSMVVHEPGSPSRYRMLETLRQYAVEQLDASRERDDAAARHATFFRHFAEQAEQSLRGHGQRAALQRLRHEHPNLRAALAWLSADPGRVEDGLRLAGSLALFWHLGRHVEGREVLSKLIATSGASQQARARALQAVSIVERPRACLVHPNPRCAQTALESLQLFEAEGDAHRAALSKVLLAVELLNGSDPGRFAQLLAEAEEQFTAQGDDWGHAVVAFVRLQNFIRRGDEPRSRAMGRTASEAFRRLDDAWGLSAVLYHLGWGLKEFGRYAEAIPVLEQAIEVSSSAGVFNTAQWALSDLGVALLALGERAAASAAFDRAASASEEVGDAAGVVLAGLGRAQIAQIDGDSATARPLFEEAVRGLTRLGTPLWGGHALAGVAWCDWRDGLLDDAAERYTQVHAAGERYGEPTLLATGLEGLARVAASAGQRDEAQARLIEAIGIRQASARPAPPHEQAELDNLWAQIDEAAVRPGAPRASVDVVRSGQLTSN from the coding sequence GTGACCGAGGTCGAGTTCCGCCTGCTCGGCGCCATGCAGCTGCGCGTCAAGGGTCAGCCCGCGAGGTTGCCCGGGGCGGCCGAGCGCGGCTTGCTCGCGCTGCTGCTGCTCTCACCGGGCCGGACTGTCGCCGCCAGTTCGCTCATCGACCGGTTGTGGTCGGAGTCCGCCCTGCCGGCCGATCCTCTGAACGCCCTGCAGTTGCGGGTGTCGAAGCTGCGTCGTGCGCTCGCCGCGCACGACGTGGACCTCATCGTCCGGGAGGCATCCGGATACCGCGCCGCCGTCGACCCCGACCGCGTCGACCTGCACCGGTTCGTGGGCTTGGTGCAGGCCGCGCGCATTGCCGGGCGCAGGTCCGCTGCTGGTGACGCGCTGGCTCGGTACGACGAGGCGCTGGCGCTGTGGCGTGGTGATCCGCTGGCCGACTTCGCCGGCGAGGGTTGGGCGACCGTCGAGGCCGCCCGGTTGGATCAGCTGCACCGCGCTGCGCTGACCGAGCGGGCCGAGGCGGCCCTGCTGGCGGGCCGGCATGTCGAGATCGCCGCCGACCTCGAGCCGATCGTCGCGGAAGACCCCGGGCAGGAGGCACTCGCCGGCCTGCTGATGACGGCCCTGTACCGCGCCGGGCGGCAGGCGGAGGCGCTCGAGGTGTTCGCCCGCACCCGCCGTCACCTCGACGACGAGCTCGGGCTGCAGCCCTCTGCTGCGCTCCGCAGACTGCACCAGCGCATTCTCGAGCAGGACGATGCGCTGACAGCCGTGCCTGCACAGCCCGGTTCGGCTGGTGCGGCTGCGGCCAAGGCCGGACCGGCCGCGCCAGCAGCTCAGACTCCGGCGGTCGGCCAGGAAGCCGACACCAGACCGAGGCGGACCCTGCCGATCCCTACGTTGCGGTTGATCGGACGCGACGGCGAGCTCGCGCAGCTGGGCGACGCCCTCCGCCGTCAGCGCATCGTCACGTTGATCGGCCCCGGCGGCGCCGGGAAGACGTCACTGGCCCTGGCGTCTGCGCACCAGCTCGCCGACCACTTCGAGCAGCATGTCCATCTGGCGCGTCTGGCGGCGGTGAGCAACCCCGCCGACGTGCCATTGGCGGTCGCGGACGCCCTCGGCGTGCCGCTCGACGGTGCCGATCCGAACGCGGCGGTGCGCGCCCGCCTGCTCGCCTACCTCACGAACCGGCGGCTGCTGCTCGTGCTGGACAACTGCGAGCACCTCATCGACGCGGTCGCGACACTCGTCGACTCCGTCGTCGGCGCGGCCGCGCAGGTCACCGTGCTCGCGACCAGCCGGGAAGCCCTCGCCGTGCCCGGCGAGGTGCAGATCAGCGTCGGGCCCCTCACGGTGCCGCCCGAGGGGACACCCGCCGAGCAGGTGCTGCGGTTCCCAGCCGCTGCTCTGTTCGTCGAGCGGGCGTCGGCTGTCCGCGCGAGCCTGCACCTGTCGGAGCCGGACCTGCTGGCGCTGGCGCAGGTGTGCCGGCAGCTCGATGGCATGCCGCTGGCGCTGGAACTCGCCGCGGCACGCATGTCGTCGCTGTCGCTGCCGGACCTGGCGAACCGACTGGGTGACCGCTTCGGTCTGCTCACGAGCGGACCGCGCACCGCAGAGGCCCGGCAGCGGACGTTGCGCGCCACCGTCGAGTGGAGCCACGCACTGCTGTCGCCGCCCGAGCAGCAGGCGTTCCGCCGCCTGGCCGTCTTCCACGGTGGCTGGACGCTCGAGGCAGCCGAGGCCGTCGTCGCGGCCGAGGACATCCCCGCCGGTGACGTGTTCGACGTGCTCGACCACCTGGTCAACCGGTCGATGGTCGTGCACGAGCCCGGCTCGCCGTCGCGGTACCGCATGCTCGAGACACTGCGGCAGTACGCAGTCGAACAGCTCGACGCCTCCCGGGAGCGAGACGACGCGGCAGCCCGGCACGCGACGTTCTTTCGCCACTTCGCCGAGCAGGCGGAGCAGAGCCTGCGCGGCCACGGACAGCGGGCGGCGCTGCAGCGGCTACGCCATGAGCACCCCAACCTGCGTGCAGCGTTGGCGTGGCTGTCGGCCGACCCGGGCCGGGTCGAAGACGGGCTCCGACTGGCCGGCTCGCTCGCCCTGTTCTGGCACCTGGGGCGGCACGTGGAAGGTCGCGAGGTCTTGTCGAAGCTCATCGCCACTTCCGGCGCGAGCCAGCAGGCACGAGCACGGGCGCTGCAGGCGGTGTCGATCGTCGAGCGTCCACGGGCCTGCCTGGTGCATCCGAACCCGCGGTGTGCGCAGACGGCGCTCGAGAGCCTGCAGCTGTTCGAGGCCGAGGGTGATGCGCACCGCGCCGCCCTGTCGAAGGTGCTGCTCGCCGTCGAGCTGCTCAACGGCTCGGACCCCGGCCGCTTCGCGCAGCTGCTGGCCGAAGCCGAGGAGCAGTTCACCGCCCAGGGTGATGACTGGGGTCATGCGGTCGTCGCCTTCGTCCGCCTGCAGAACTTCATCCGCCGGGGCGACGAGCCGCGGTCGCGGGCGATGGGCCGGACCGCGTCGGAGGCGTTCCGCCGGCTCGACGACGCCTGGGGCCTGTCAGCCGTGCTCTACCACCTGGGCTGGGGGCTGAAGGAGTTCGGCCGGTACGCCGAGGCGATACCCGTCCTCGAGCAGGCCATCGAGGTGTCGAGCTCGGCGGGGGTGTTCAACACCGCGCAATGGGCGCTGTCCGACCTCGGCGTCGCGCTGCTGGCTCTCGGCGAGCGCGCGGCGGCATCGGCCGCGTTCGACCGAGCTGCGTCCGCGTCCGAGGAGGTCGGTGACGCGGCAGGTGTCGTCCTCGCCGGGCTGGGACGGGCGCAGATCGCACAGATCGATGGAGATTCGGCGACGGCCCGGCCCCTGTTCGAGGAGGCGGTGCGTGGCCTGACCCGACTGGGCACCCCGCTGTGGGGCGGGCACGCACTCGCCGGTGTCGCATGGTGTGACTGGCGCGACGGGCTACTGGACGACGCCGCCGAGCGGTACACGCAGGTGCACGCAGCCGGGGAGCGGTACGGCGAACCGACCTTGCTCGCGACCGGCCTGGAGGGCCTGGCGCGCGTCGCCGCCTCTGCGGGGCAGCGGGACGAGGCGCAGGCGCGGCTGATCGAGGCCATCGGGATCCGGCAGGCGTCGGCGCGCCCGGCGCCACCGCACGAGCAGGCCGAGCTCGACAACCTGTGGGCTCAGATCGACGAGGCGGCCGTCCGGCCGGGTGCTCCTCGAGCGTCCGTCGACGTGGTGAGGTCCGGGCAGCTCACGTCGAACTAG
- a CDS encoding heavy metal translocating P-type ATPase, translated as MTTTAEHIHDTGRSNDTAAAVCNLEITGMTCASCVRRIEKSLTKVDGVAGAQVNLATEVATVTYDPNTVGLDELIGAVTAAGYGATPRQESNKSTGPGAPPAATSGGEDTAERDRELHRMKRTWQIALATGLGLMGLMYVPLYIDTMDWLMPAIFVVATVVQYWAGKPIYASAWQAAKHRSTNMTTLVALGTGVAWTYSTFVTLWPAQAERLGLPLHVYYETSLIIVALVLAGKWMEARAKKATAAAVTALVGLAPKTARIVRDGFEVDIPVEQVAVGDIVRIRPGEKVPVDGVVASGSTTVDESMLTGESLPVDKAEGDQLIGATLNTTGTVLMRTTAVGDDTALAQIVRLVEDAQGSKVPMQRLADKVSSVFVPAVILAALLTAVAWAVFGPDGESLTMAVTTSIAVLIIACPCALGLATPTAVMVGTGRAAELGILISNGEALEQARRLTAVVLDKTGTITQGKPALTDVTVVDGWTSDELLRLVAAAETGSEHPVAQAVVTAARDRGLTLPDVDSFDSVPGHGLVATVGGQELRIGNAALMQRAAIDISPLGATALTQAQQGGTPMYVAVDGRAAGLITVADTIKPESPEAIAQLKALGLQVWMITGDNAATAHAVASQVGIDNVLADVLPADKAAKVADLQAQGHVVAMSGDGVNDAAALAQADLGIAIGTGADVAIAASDITLVGGDLRSIVSAIALSRRTVSVMRQGLAFAFAYNVLLIPVAAGALYAFDELLLDPVLASAAMAMSSVSVLTNALRLRRFRRPETVHEIEYPPLRQRIGQYAYLTGIAVVAVAIGTALTAVSRMDFAERGMNGTLAWMQTTGMPMRPAMSVMMPAEIDPASAEDAGMDVQLDVPDSTRPGVPTRITATVVDAGTGEPVEDITRSHEAWMHLIATRDDLGTFAHVHPEPTGNAGELAVDITFPTAGRYIVNTEFRQQGQMSDVHQRQYVTVTGDAPAPVVLTESPREVGVDGVRVELGGNAVVGERSDLHFEFTDATTGEPIDDLQPFLAAAGHVVVMRADGTTFAHEHAEVEDSSGRPVMAMPGTTFGPELDVHAQFDTAGTYQLWGQFRTADGDVLTVPFTVDAR; from the coding sequence ATGACCACCACCGCCGAGCACATCCACGACACCGGGCGCAGCAACGACACCGCGGCGGCCGTGTGCAATCTGGAGATCACCGGCATGACGTGCGCCTCGTGCGTCCGCCGGATCGAGAAGAGCCTCACCAAGGTCGACGGTGTCGCGGGCGCCCAGGTCAACCTCGCCACCGAGGTCGCCACCGTCACTTACGACCCGAACACGGTCGGACTCGACGAGCTGATCGGCGCTGTCACCGCCGCCGGATACGGCGCCACGCCGCGGCAGGAGTCGAACAAGAGCACCGGCCCTGGCGCACCACCGGCCGCGACCAGCGGCGGCGAGGACACCGCCGAGCGCGACCGCGAGCTCCACCGGATGAAGCGCACGTGGCAGATCGCGCTCGCCACCGGCCTGGGCCTCATGGGCCTCATGTACGTGCCCCTGTACATCGACACGATGGACTGGCTGATGCCGGCGATCTTCGTCGTCGCCACCGTCGTCCAGTACTGGGCCGGCAAACCCATCTATGCCAGCGCCTGGCAGGCCGCCAAGCACCGCAGCACCAACATGACCACGCTCGTGGCGCTCGGCACCGGCGTCGCCTGGACGTACAGCACGTTCGTCACCCTGTGGCCCGCACAAGCCGAGCGGCTCGGCCTGCCGCTGCACGTGTACTACGAGACCAGCCTGATCATCGTGGCGCTGGTCCTGGCCGGGAAGTGGATGGAAGCGCGCGCCAAGAAGGCCACCGCGGCTGCCGTCACCGCTCTCGTCGGACTGGCCCCGAAGACCGCCCGCATCGTGCGGGACGGGTTCGAGGTGGACATCCCGGTCGAGCAGGTCGCCGTCGGCGACATCGTCCGGATCCGGCCCGGCGAGAAGGTCCCCGTGGACGGCGTCGTCGCCAGCGGCAGCACCACGGTCGACGAGAGCATGCTGACCGGCGAGAGCCTGCCGGTCGACAAGGCCGAGGGGGACCAGCTCATCGGCGCCACCCTCAACACCACCGGCACAGTGCTCATGCGCACCACTGCCGTCGGCGATGACACGGCGCTCGCGCAGATCGTCCGGCTCGTCGAGGACGCGCAGGGCAGCAAGGTCCCGATGCAGCGCCTGGCGGACAAGGTCTCGTCCGTCTTCGTCCCGGCCGTCATCCTGGCCGCGCTGCTCACCGCCGTGGCCTGGGCGGTGTTCGGCCCCGACGGCGAGAGCCTGACGATGGCCGTCACCACGTCGATCGCCGTCCTGATCATCGCCTGCCCGTGCGCGCTGGGGCTCGCGACGCCGACGGCAGTGATGGTGGGCACCGGCCGTGCCGCGGAGCTCGGGATCCTCATCAGCAACGGGGAGGCGCTCGAGCAGGCCCGCCGGCTCACCGCCGTCGTCCTGGACAAGACCGGCACCATCACTCAGGGGAAGCCGGCACTGACCGACGTCACCGTGGTCGACGGCTGGACCTCCGACGAGTTGCTGCGCCTGGTCGCCGCGGCCGAGACGGGCAGCGAGCACCCGGTCGCGCAGGCGGTGGTCACCGCCGCCCGCGACCGCGGCCTCACCCTGCCCGACGTCGACAGCTTCGACTCCGTCCCCGGCCACGGCCTCGTCGCCACCGTCGGCGGCCAAGAGCTGCGGATCGGCAATGCCGCCCTGATGCAGCGCGCCGCCATCGACATCAGCCCTCTCGGCGCGACCGCGCTCACACAGGCCCAGCAGGGCGGCACGCCGATGTACGTCGCCGTCGACGGGCGCGCCGCCGGCCTGATCACCGTCGCCGACACCATCAAGCCTGAGAGCCCCGAGGCGATCGCCCAGCTCAAGGCCCTCGGCCTGCAGGTGTGGATGATCACCGGCGACAACGCCGCGACCGCCCACGCCGTCGCCTCCCAGGTCGGCATCGACAACGTTCTCGCCGACGTCCTCCCCGCCGACAAGGCCGCCAAGGTCGCCGACCTGCAGGCGCAGGGCCACGTCGTCGCCATGTCCGGTGACGGCGTCAACGACGCCGCCGCGCTCGCCCAGGCCGACCTCGGCATCGCCATCGGCACCGGCGCCGACGTCGCCATCGCCGCCTCCGACATCACCCTCGTCGGCGGCGACCTGCGCAGCATCGTCTCGGCCATCGCCCTGTCCCGCCGGACCGTCAGCGTCATGCGGCAAGGGCTCGCGTTCGCCTTCGCCTACAACGTGCTGCTCATCCCGGTCGCCGCCGGCGCGCTGTACGCCTTCGACGAGCTGCTGCTGGACCCTGTGCTGGCATCCGCGGCGATGGCCATGAGCTCGGTCAGCGTGCTGACCAACGCCCTGCGGCTGCGCCGGTTCCGCCGCCCGGAGACGGTCCACGAGATCGAGTACCCGCCGCTGCGGCAGCGGATCGGGCAGTACGCCTACCTGACCGGCATCGCCGTCGTCGCGGTCGCGATCGGCACCGCCCTGACCGCCGTGTCGCGGATGGACTTCGCCGAGCGCGGCATGAACGGCACGCTCGCCTGGATGCAGACCACCGGCATGCCGATGCGGCCGGCGATGAGCGTCATGATGCCCGCCGAGATCGACCCAGCCAGCGCCGAGGACGCTGGCATGGACGTGCAGCTCGACGTGCCCGACAGCACGCGGCCCGGCGTCCCGACCCGCATCACGGCCACGGTCGTCGACGCCGGGACCGGCGAGCCGGTCGAGGACATCACCCGCAGCCACGAGGCGTGGATGCACCTCATCGCCACCCGCGACGACCTCGGCACGTTCGCCCACGTCCACCCCGAACCGACCGGCAACGCCGGCGAGCTCGCCGTCGACATCACCTTCCCGACCGCCGGCCGGTACATCGTCAACACCGAGTTCCGGCAGCAGGGCCAGATGAGCGACGTGCACCAGCGCCAGTACGTCACCGTCACCGGCGACGCCCCGGCGCCGGTCGTCCTCACCGAGAGCCCGCGGGAGGTCGGCGTCGACGGCGTCCGGGTCGAACTCGGCGGGAACGCCGTCGTCGGCGAGCGCAGCGACCTGCACTTCGAGTTCACCGACGCGACCACCGGCGAGCCGATCGACGACCTGCAGCCGTTCCTCGCCGCGGCCGGGCACGTCGTGGTCATGCGGGCCGACGGGACGACTTTCGCCCACGAACACGCCGAGGTCGAGGACAGCAGCGGCCGGCCCGTGATGGCGATGCCCGGCACCACGTTCGGGCCGGAGCTGGACGTGCACGCGCAGTTCGACACCGCCGGCACCTACCAGCTGTGGGGCCAGTTCCGCACCGCAGACGGCGACGTGCTCACGGTGCCGTTCACCGTCGACGCCCGCTGA